The window GCCGCCCTTATAACTGCAGGCATACCTTTGCGTCTGTAATGCTGTCATCCGGTGAGAACACACTTTATGTAGCAGAGCAATTGGGACATGCGGATTGGACTATGCTAGTCAAGGTTTATGGTCGTTGGATGAATGAGGTAAACCACTCAGCAGGAGAAAATTTGGCCAAAATGAATAGCTCGGCATGGCGTTCATTAAGAGAAATGATGGACAAACGACAGAGCACCGCCGATAGCAATGACTTCCTTGAAGATGGTGACCTAATGAACGATGAAGAATATGAGCAAGACGACGATACATTTGAATTGTAATAAAAGTTGTTAAATATTTCTATTACGTTAGTGAAATGCATTTTCTAGACTGAACGTTGCCTATTGATGGTTGTTCATTAGTTTCAAAATTTTTGATTACGCCTTAGCTGGGAAAGATTCTCCGCTAAGGCTTTTTTAGGGAAAATAAATCAAAACTTAATTCTGTTAATCACAAAGACCTTTTATCCAGCTTTGCGAAGTATGCATATGGCAGACATTATTTATTTTTACTTTTCTTCCCAGCGGATAGGTAGTGTGTTGATTTCTTGGTCGTTCCATGCTGTTACTTCGCCAGCCATGAGCGTCCATTGATTGCCTATAAAAAATTTGACTATTTTGATATGCAAACGATATTCGCTCCTCGTTAGATGATTCGGCGCAAAATTACTCTCGTTTGGATTACTGTTGCTTTTTTATTTCTGATTTCATCAACCAAAGGCATCCTCAACACCATCGCGGTCGAATGCGGCGCTCTCTTAGTTAGTTCGCTTGTGCGCAATGGTTAATCGGGCAATATTAACTGAACGGTGGCCCCTCCTGTCCGCCATCAAGGACATTCCAGTCACTTCAATATATAAGTGGAGAAGCCTTTTTAAGAAGTTAATTTTGAAATAATGTTGAAATAGATATGCAAATAAAATCTATTGGTCACATTACTTTTACCTTTCCGGATTTGGAACGGATGGGTAAATCTCTCTGTGATGGTATAGGGTGCGATAGATGTAGAGGCATCTGCCAGAAATACATAGAAATTAATAAATGAGGGCAGTTTGAGCCTCGTATATTTTCTCGTTAAGCCTGATTTATCACCGTTCAGCATTTAACTTTATCCTATCTACGGGTGGCTCGTAGTCCCAACAGCTTGCAGTAAGACAAGGGCGCCAGTTAGATGCTAATATTTGACCTTTCTTAATTGCCTGAACAGTTTCTGCTGTGGGTTTGGACTCAAGATTTGCTAGGTTCTCCTTAGCTTCCTCGTGACCCTGTGCCGCGGCTAAATTAAACCACATATAGGCATTGGCAAATAAAGATATCACCTCAGAAAGGCGGGCTGTCTTGATGTCAGCTTGGGTCAGCATACCCATAAGAAATTGGGCATTTGCTACCCCTTGATTCGCCGCCTTTCTAATCCATTTTCTGGCTTCGATGTGATTCTTGGGAATTCCGTCACCGGTGAGATAGGCAACACCAATAAAAAACTGCGCCCGACTATCCCCCTGATTAGCCAGTGTATTTAAGCCCTCCCAACCATGCACTTTAATAGCGTCTGCCAAGGACTGTTCTAACACTTTTTGCTGTACTTTTCCTTTTGTCGCAGACTCAGTTTCGCCGTTGCAGCCGACGAGAGTAGTGGTAATTATACAAACGAGTATTAGGCTACTCAAAGCAATTCGTTTTTTCATTTTTTTCGGGTTAGGTTGTGACAAATACGGTTACTACTTCTCGGTTGCAGCAATAAGAGCCTGGTTCAAGTGACGCACTCTGCGCTCCTATGGCGACTTTTTTAACACATTCCATTGCACAACTGTCTCCGAACAGCACTACCTCCAAGCCGCAAGAGCAGCGCAAGGTATAGTCATCGCTCGTGGGATTGCGATATTTCGTAATCGAACCGGCCTGGCACTCAACATGCGTAAGCTGAATAGACTGGAACGAGACGTCTTTATCATCATCGAACGGCATTACTTGGATAGTTACAGTCATGAGAGCCCCTTTACTTTTAGCCATTGTTGCATCAAGAACAAATATGGCATGCGACTAAGTACATTGATAATAAACGAATTAGATAAATCACATCCCGTTTGCAGTAGCCTCTCGCAGGAATATGACATAATAAAAAAGGTTATGTTTAATTAATTTCCTTAAACAATTAAATATACAAAAAGGACGACATGCTCACAAAAATAGTTGGAATTGCAGTGTCACTGCTTGTCGCTCAGGCAGAAGCCGCCACATGGGAAAACATTCCGGAGGCGTACGTCGTCGATACGTCGTCTATTCGCAGGGAAGGAGATACATTTGTTGTTTGGCAGAAAATGGAGTTCGGCGGTCCTACGGATTATTTTGAAAATGGCACATTTGTCAGAAATGACAACTTACCAAAGCAGCAAATCTTAGCATTGACGAAGTACGATTGCAAAAATAGGACGTTTCAGTATTTGCATATCCTCACCTACAAGAACAATAAATTGATTTGAGAAGACAATACTCCGGACACGGTAAACATCATAAAGCCCGATTCTCCCTACGAAAAGATGCTGGTGAAGTTCTGCAAATCGAATTGGGAATTTTGGAAGTAATAGGCTTCCATCCAAAATGGACAACTTGTTGAGCTTTGAGATGTAAAATTTTTTATTTACTACAAGGCCCGCTGGGACACATCAGTTTGCTATTTGTAGTATGTTTTAACTCTGAGTTAAATTTTTCAGCTTTATTTAAACATACTAATATAGTATGTTTATAATTTGATGGATAATTGAACCATGAGTTCAAATATAAAACATTCGTTAATCAAAGAATTGCTAATTCAGCTACCACATGGCCAGCCCTTTGGACTATCCGAATTGGCGGCTCAGGGCATCTCGCCCTATCTCGCTGCAAAATATGCCAAAAGCGGTTGGCTAGAAAGACTAACCCAAGGAACTTACGCCTTCCCTAACGACGCCTTGCAATTGGACGCATGTCTATTGTTTTTGCAAAAACAAGCGCCCGGGCTTCATGTTGGAGGAAAGACTGCCCTGTCTTGGCAGGGCATACGACACAATGTCAGCTCACGACCAAAATTATATCTCTGGGGAACACAGCGCTATGTATTACCCGAGTGGTTCACTTCGCGATTTCCCGCACGTTACTATCAGCGAGCAATATTTAACCCGGACAAACTCCGCTCCACAGTCAGTAATCAGGGCTACGCTAATCTAGCCGACCATGCCAAAGGCCTATTCGTATCAAATAGAGAGAGGGCCTTGCTAGAGGTGCTAGATGAAGTTGGGGTCAGCCAAGATTTGGAAGAAGCTAAAAATCTCTTCGAATCCTTTACCAGTATGCGATTGGACATGGTTGGAGCCTTGTTAGTAGCTTGCTCTCGGGTCAAGACTACTAGATTATTCTTGCATCTTGCTGAACAAACGAAGGTAGTCGATGTACAACTTCTACGGACTCAATTCAATTTGCATTTAGGTGGAGACGCACGTTGGACGCGTCGACTTCAAGACGGAACACTACTCACCTTAAAAAATTTATGTTAGACGCCATCTATATCAATACAGTCCGCTTATTGTTAGACGTAATCCCGGACGTTTTCGTTGACAAACTATTTGCCATCAAAGGTGGCACGGCCATCAATCTCTTTGTGCGAGAGGCGCCGCGGCTATCCGTGGACATTGACCTAGTATATCTCAACGGGACCCAGCCCAGAGACAAGGCCTTTACACAGATATCTTCAGGTTTGCTAGCAATAGCATCGCGCTTGGAAGCCAGGGGATTGAAAGCAAAGCCAGTAAAAGTAGGCAGCGACCCAGAATCAAAACTACTAATAATGGAAGGCACAGACGGGTTGACACTAAAAATCGAAGTTAACACCGTTTTTCGAGGAACGGTTCTGCCGGTACGTGAAAATCAATCTGTCTCTGATGCGGTCATTGGCCAATTTGAAGTTCAAGTGCACGCCCCTATTCTTGACCTTGCTGAATTATACGCAGGCAAACTAGTGGCGGCCCTAGACCGCCAACATCCACGAGACTTATTCGACGTCTGGTTACTGTATCAGAATGAAGGTATCACGCCTGAATTGCTCGATTGTTTCGTCGTTTACCTTGCCGGCCACAATCGACCAACTCATGAAGTGTTGTACGGAAATGACCAAGTGCTAGACCTAATCTACGAAGAACAATTCGTTGGAATGACGGAAGCGGAGCCACCCCCATTGCACGAACTAATTATAACTCGCAGTCGCCTGCGCCAAGACATTCATAAACTACTGACTCCTGAGCACCGCCGTTTCCTTATCACTTTGGCCGAGGCAGAGCCCGAGTGGAATTTGCTGAGCCACCCGCAAGTGCAAGAGTTGCCGGCACTGCGTTGGAAATTAGAAAATTTAAAGAAATTCAAAGCAGCTCAACCTGGGAGATGGGCTGCGCAATTACAGGCATTGCGCGCGAGGTTATTGGAAGAGTGATATGGAATTGGAGTGTTGCATGCGACAAATTTGCGACAATCTCTCAAGTTTCCCTATAACGCCCGTGGTTACTGAGTGAACTTCGGGTTCGATTCCCGCCGTCTCCACCATTAAATAACTGAACAAATCAATGACTTATTAAGTGTCACTAATTAAAATATTTTAAAACTTTTAAGTAATAAAATAACAAAATAATGGCACTACGATAAAGCAAAAAAGCCTTGGTATATCCAAGGCTTTTTTATTTTTTTTGATATAGCAATTAAACTTCTTTATTGCCAGCAAATGTAGATAGTAGCGCCGCCTAAATAAACTGTGACTCAAAAACAGTAAGACGTCAAACCCATTTCACCTATCCTAATGCGATACTTTTTCAATTCCATAGCAACAAACTCATTGATATTGCTCAGCTTGATAGCCACACATGCATTTGCGCAGAATGCTCTGCCGTCTTCCTTGGAGTTAGCTTTTAAAAAAGTC of the Undibacterium sp. 5I1 genome contains:
- a CDS encoding type IV toxin-antitoxin system AbiEi family antitoxin domain-containing protein; the protein is MSSNIKHSLIKELLIQLPHGQPFGLSELAAQGISPYLAAKYAKSGWLERLTQGTYAFPNDALQLDACLLFLQKQAPGLHVGGKTALSWQGIRHNVSSRPKLYLWGTQRYVLPEWFTSRFPARYYQRAIFNPDKLRSTVSNQGYANLADHAKGLFVSNRERALLEVLDEVGVSQDLEEAKNLFESFTSMRLDMVGALLVACSRVKTTRLFLHLAEQTKVVDVQLLRTQFNLHLGGDARWTRRLQDGTLLTLKNLC
- a CDS encoding tetratricopeptide repeat protein, which translates into the protein MKKRIALSSLILVCIITTTLVGCNGETESATKGKVQQKVLEQSLADAIKVHGWEGLNTLANQGDSRAQFFIGVAYLTGDGIPKNHIEARKWIRKAANQGVANAQFLMGMLTQADIKTARLSEVISLFANAYMWFNLAAAQGHEEAKENLANLESKPTAETVQAIKKGQILASNWRPCLTASCWDYEPPVDRIKLNAER
- a CDS encoding surface-adhesin E family protein; its protein translation is MLTKIVGIAVSLLVAQAEAATWENIPEAYVVDTSSIRREGDTFVVWQKMEFGGPTDYFENGTFVRNDNLPKQQILALTKYDCKNRTFQYLHILTYKNNKLI
- a CDS encoding nucleotidyl transferase AbiEii/AbiGii toxin family protein gives rise to the protein MLDAIYINTVRLLLDVIPDVFVDKLFAIKGGTAINLFVREAPRLSVDIDLVYLNGTQPRDKAFTQISSGLLAIASRLEARGLKAKPVKVGSDPESKLLIMEGTDGLTLKIEVNTVFRGTVLPVRENQSVSDAVIGQFEVQVHAPILDLAELYAGKLVAALDRQHPRDLFDVWLLYQNEGITPELLDCFVVYLAGHNRPTHEVLYGNDQVLDLIYEEQFVGMTEAEPPPLHELIITRSRLRQDIHKLLTPEHRRFLITLAEAEPEWNLLSHPQVQELPALRWKLENLKKFKAAQPGRWAAQLQALRARLLEE